Part of the Diceros bicornis minor isolate mBicDic1 chromosome 17, mDicBic1.mat.cur, whole genome shotgun sequence genome is shown below.
agcaaTAAAGCAGGCAGGCATTCAGAGATAATTTAATTTGGGGCTCAAACTATTGCTGttcattaaataaagaaaaatactaataACATTGGatttgtaattaattttaataaatattaacaaatagagAGTTGCTGCTCCTGAGAAAAAGTCAGTCTGTTTAGTGGAAAATCCAGTTGAATGTACTTATCCTTTCATTCTTTGTTCAACACTCTTTTCTTGATATAGACCTGAGTTTATCACCTACACTGTTTGCCTTCTCCCTGAAGAACTGTGTTcaacatttcttgcagggcaaGTCTGTTGGTAATgaattctctgtttttatttctctcttagtCTGTTTGGACCGCTATAAccaaataccataaactgggtggcttgaacaataaacatttatatatcaCAGTTTTAGAGTCTAGAAAtgatactgaaccaagtgggctcacctcctggtgagttaaatgagACTCTACACCAATGGAAGTCATCTCACaaggtaaagtgtatttgcagcaaataggaggctatgaggaatcatttccaaagtcacaacatccccaaacaaagggaagcaggaacttttatttcagttggggaatgaatattcaaaagggaaaggTGGCTACACTGCAGATTATAGTAACGAGATTTAATCTTCTCCTGAAAAGATCTTCACATTAAAAATAGGGCAAGGTCATGGGTGTAGCTCTTGTAGGgtggcttggttagcttcagggtggttgctggttgtgtctcattaacacaaaaaaacaacttggaaaaacagttaaatgcttccaaacccacccttgagttcctcagggcaCTAGTCAGTGATGGAAAGTCTAAGATCTAGGTGTTGTCCGATTTAGTGTCTGCTAAGAGCCTGCTTCATGAACTACATAGTCTTttcactatgtcctcacatggcagaaggcgGCAAGAGGGCTCCCTGGGATCTCTTTAAaagggtactaatcccattcatgagggctccacccttacgATCCAATCATCTCTCAAAGCCCCACCTTTAAacatcatcacattggggattatgtttcaacatatgaattttgaagtgACACAAAAATTCCAGTCTATGATGATTTCTCTcagcaagtttttatttttccttacctTTTGAAGGATAATCTCTCTGAGTATAAAATCCTAAgttggcagggttttttttttttcaatgttttaaatatttcacctACTCTTCCTGCTTTCATAGTTTTTCATGAGAAGTTTGGtataattcttatccttgtttcTCTGTAAGTCATTgttttttctgacttctttcaagattttctctgcagttttctgcagtttgaatatgttATGACTAGGTTTAATTTGGGGGGGGGAGGGTGGAAGGAGTTGGAAAACATTTATACTGTTTGCTGTTGTCTTAGATTCCTGGATGTGTGATTTGGTGTCTAAGtttaattttggaaagttctcagccattattacttcaaaaacTTCATCagctctgttctctcttttttctcctagtTCCAGTTTTCCAGTTAAGCATGTGTTGTACCTTTTGAAATTGTCCCATAGTTCTTGGatgatatattttttgtttttcttccttcttctccttgcATTTTAGTTTGGGaattttctattgatctatcatcAAGCTTGCTGATTCTTTCTGTGGCTATGTGCAGTCTACTAATgggcccatcaaaggcattctttatttctactacagctttttattttctttaattttggcatttccttttgattattCCTTGAGTGTTTCCTTCTCTCTGGttacattttccttctgctcttgcATGTTTTCTATTATagcctttaacatattaatcagtTATAACATCTGTATCATATTTGATTCTGATTTTGATGCTTACTTTCCCTCTTCAGCCTGTGACTTTTCTTGCCCTTTTGCGTGCTTTGCAATTTTGTGTTGAAAGCTGGAAATGATGAATCAAGCaataggaactgaggtaaataggcctttaatgtgaagttttatgttaatctggctaggagttgggcCGTGTTTAATGTTTTCTGTAGCTATTGGTGCCAGTAGCTTCAAATTTCTCTACTATCCTTTTTTGTGGCTCTCTTGTTGATATTAGGTTCCCCTAAGCATTCCTTTTCAGAGACAGTCTGCATCTTGCAGCTCTTTCATCTGTAATTCACCTGTTATACTGGAGCTCTGTTGATGTTGTGTCAATCTGTGGAGTAGGGGAAGTATTCTATAATGTTATGATTAAATCTCAGGCTTTAGTGGGCCTATGTCTCAGGGCCATGATCTTCACAATGTATCTCCAGTGATAAAACTTTTTTCCACTTTCAGGTGAAACAAGAAGGGGACTGGGGACTGGACTGTGAGAAATGCCATTCCACCAGATGGGATAATCTTCTGGCAAAATCTTATCCCTTGGAATGTAAGCCTTTTTTATGGCGAATGCTCTAGTCATCTTTCATGATTactcttctccttccccttccacAGCCAAAAGGGGATCTTTCTTGGCTCTTCACTCTGAGAACTTGGTGGAATGCTGAAAGCAAAACCCATGAAAATGTGGGCCCTCCCCTCCAAGAATTCAGCCTCTAGGAGTTTCTCACTCTCACACTACTCCACACTCAGCATCTAGCAATTCATCAAAGTCACCATTGAAGTGTTCCCACCAGTTTATGGCAGCATCCACTTTTGCTGGAGGTTAGCAGATCTTGGCTGTGTCTCTCTGGATGAACTTGTCTCTCCAGATTGTGGTGTTTTGGTTTGCCTTGTGACCTCAGCTCTCTGATGGGTACAAGAAAGTAATtgactttccatttttttctgccttttcttatTGTATGGACAAGAGTGATAACCGAGATCTTTACACGTTGGAGCAGAAGCTAGAAGTCCTCCAGATGTGCTCTGAACCTATTTCTTAATCCTTTATATTCTCAATTTCACATTTATATTCTtgcatcttgatttcacttttaTGCTCACGACTTAGAGCTTGACACAGACTTGACACATTTCAAGCACCCAATAAATAGGTTTTCAAGGAAGGAgtgaataattaataaataaatgaaggtaaaaggaGTGCATGGTGACTTAAATATagtattaaaatatgtataatctCCTGAGAACATAGTTGAAGGAGATAGAGAAAAGTCTCTGTACATTTTGGCATCTCTTTTATAGTAAACAAACCAAAGATGCTCAGAAAAATATTGACTTTGGAGCTGAATTTCTTGGAAAAATTACACACTGTGTAGGGCATTCCCTGGAAATAACCAAACTGTAATCACATGATAGGATAAATAGCTGTTTAATTTTAGTACGGTTATATGAACTTAAAAATTGTTGAATATGaggaataaaggaaatatttggaAAGTCTAAATTACTGATCTGAGCCAGAAATAGCTAATCACAAAATGTTCACAAGTGTTAAAACTCATTTAAATAATTACACATTTCAGTATGATTcctgggaggagaaaaaaaaagtctgagtGCTTCAACCTGCAACAGGAATATAAGGAATACAAAcatcaataaacaaaattattttcctgaaCAATTCTGGTTCTATACCATTAAGAGTAATAGTTTGGAAGTTTTAGTGTATTTTGCAGACTGATTTATATATccacatattattaaaaataaatctctctaaAACTCTAGGAGTACTTCATTTATGTTAAGAGATCTAGATTTAAttactctgattttattttatttatggaagATCTGAAATTGATTTATTAAATGTcaccattttttaataaaatttgttcATGATGTTGGGAAGGAAATTTCCTCTCAGTTTTTAGtgtaaatacaaataaaagtaaCAAGCTCTCTATGCATATTGTACATGTTCCATTGTGTATGCAGGGagttgggaggaggaggaaagggagatcTGATTTGACAAAATTCTGACTTGTGGGGATCACAGGTCTGTTACTGACACAAGTGACTCTGGCCATTAGAATACAATTAGTTTCCTCAGAAATTGTCCTCAAGGTTTGGGAAAATGTGTTTAAATACTAGGAAGATGTTATTATACTTTGGCACTAATAGCCAAAATCTCCAGAGCCTTAAATATTCTCTGGAGacaacctttatttttttctaatttttataaatgtgtcTTATTTTCTCTGATGAATTTTTAATCAATTCATTAGTTTTCATTCTTATGTACCTTTGTTTACATTGTTTATCCTACCTAAAATGTCTTATTCTAGTTTCTAATCTGTCTGTAATGTCTAGCTGAGGATCTATCCTATCTTATAATGGCCTCATATAAATCTTCCTCCACTACCCCAAGCCCCAGAGAAATCTTCTCTCCTAGTCTCCTGTGCCACACAGTAAAAACAAGTCTCATTACCCTTAAGTTTATGGCACACTGGACTTTGTTACACTCCTGTAAGCATCCTCTCTCCTCAATACACTGGTAAACTGCCATAGTCTGAGACGTCATCTTATACTTGGATTCCTCGGTGTATAATAATACATTCTCTGTGGATTTATAAaaattgtttaataaatgtttgttattgatAATGAagtcatcaaagaagaaatcttccCTCAAGGGATGAAATGTTTATACCTAGGAGTTTTCACGACATTTACCTTAGTGAGAGCTTATAGAATTCTCAACCACGTGATCAACTTCATTTGAATTGGCCTGGCTCTTGACTTATCATATTATTTTAGGGCAGTCAGTGTTATCTGAAAATATCTAAACACTTGCCCAGTGACTGATCATCAGAGTAAAATTTATTAGGGTTTCTCCTCTGTATTCTCCCAGGTAGAAGCAAATTACAGTTTTGCTGTAACCAGGTCTATACATCAGTGAGGAAACAAAAAGCTAAATAGAATCATTATCTCTCTAAAGAAGAGTCCAACCTTAACGGTAGGTTTTTCTCTTTAGCGTCTTCATTACCGGTTTACCTGTTTTCTACTTGttttgtcttccttctcttcttccctattccattttctccctctctgatCCTTTATTCACATTAtttgacatttcattttgttattcTCTTCCTGTTTTCAGAACTATAACCAGAAGAAACATTGAATCAGTTAAATTCTGTTCAAGTCAGGATTACTACGCAATCATATAGATTTAATACTGGAATAGGAGATGGTAAAAGTGAAGAGTGGCATAagaaataaagagacagaaataggGACAAAACACATTATATTCatttacagaaagaaaaactcaGGAAGGACTGAGACAAAGAATGTTGGTTAGTTGAGTACATGTGGCAAAAGGCCAAACAACTGTAGAGCTTGGGTCATTATTATACTGAATTACTTCCAGTGTTTATCTTAAGCCTGAAGCTGGATTTCTGTTTTCAACCATCgtgaatatttatatatcatCTTGCTTCTCTACTGCATTCACAGTCAACTTCTTGAGGCAATGATATTTATATAGTCATCAGTGAGGCTGAGCGTATGTAATATGACATTTTAGCCCTTACATATTGAGAAAAGAGGAAATCGATTTTTTCCCCATGCGTGTTCATCATTTCACCTTATTACCATAAATATAACTAAACCAGGATACAAAGATGATTTATAAGATATTCTTTTATTTCatcagatttttagaaaatatttatttttctcagtgtGTGCAAAGTAATAGCTTTGGCTAGAGTTTATCTTACATTAATCATTTCAAAAAAGTGCCCCATTAGTATGTATAATCAATAGCAATAACTAGTATTTTGACATCATTATCTTCATATTTTACCATTGGTACCTTTacgtaatttttttcttagtatttttgCCAGAGTGGAAGGAGATCAGGAGGCAACAATGGAAAACCGTACAATAGTGACAGTGTTTATCTTAGTAGGATTGACAGAGGACCCCAGATTGAAGATTGTGCTATTTGTCTTCCTGCTTCTCACCTACTTGCTAAGCATCTCAGGCAACTTGATTATCATTACCCTCACATTGCTGGATTCTCATCTCAAGACCCCTATGTATTTCTTTCTTCGAAATTTTTCCTTCCTAGAAATTTCTTATACAACAGTCTGTATCCCCAAATTGCTTGTTACCATGGCAACAGGTGACAAAACCATTTCCTATAACTGCTGTGCAGCTCAGTTATTTTTTGCCTTCCTTCTTGGTGCATCTGAATTTTATCTCCTGGCTGTCATGTCCTATGATCGTTATGTTGCCATCTGCAAGCCCCTGCATTATACAACCATCATGAGCAGCAAAATCTGTATCCAGCTGGTCCTTAGCTCTTGGATGGCTGGTTTCCTCATCATTTTCCCAGGACTCATCTTAGGCTTACGCCTGGATTTCTGTGACTCCAATATTGTTGATCATTTCTACTGTGACACTGCTCCTCTCCTGAAAATCTCCTGCACAGATACACATTTGTTGGAAATGATGAGTTTCTTCTTAGCTTTGGTGACTCTCTT
Proteins encoded:
- the LOC131415690 gene encoding olfactory receptor 6C76-like is translated as MENRTIVTVFILVGLTEDPRLKIVLFVFLLLTYLLSISGNLIIITLTLLDSHLKTPMYFFLRNFSFLEISYTTVCIPKLLVTMATGDKTISYNCCAAQLFFAFLLGASEFYLLAVMSYDRYVAICKPLHYTTIMSSKICIQLVLSSWMAGFLIIFPGLILGLRLDFCDSNIVDHFYCDTAPLLKISCTDTHLLEMMSFFLALVTLLVTLALVILSYTYIALTILKIPSANQRKKAFSTCSSHMIVISLSYGSCIFMYIKPSVKQRISLVKGVAILNTSVAPLLNPFIYTLRNQQVKQAFKNLLQRGLSLSK